TAAAATCACTGTTGAAGCATCACCCCTTTACACCGCTGGGACCGTACTTTCAAAAGCCTGCGAACGAAACATCATTGCATCATATCGTGAAACGTTCATACAGATACCGCTTTCATGTTCGTCGTCATAGATACCACCATCGACGAAGGAGTAGGTCTGTTTATCGGCGGGTGAGGAGACGGCGGTATCGCAAAGTATATGTTCACTATCGAAGACCTGTATATCGTAAAAGACCAGTTTATCGAAATAGAAACAAACGGTATCGCTCTACACTATCCCGAAAGAGGAAATACTCAAAGAAATATGTCTACaagaaaaaatatgtttatcGAACTGGACAATCTGGCACTAAAAGGGTTTACAACACCGGAAAGTACTCTGGTGGATATGGCCAAGCTTATTGGGTTTATTTGCAGAAATACTATCCCAAAATTTATTTGCATTACCTTGATGGTTCCTACAACAAAGGAAATTACAtcaaatattataaaacatatcTAACGCACTACTTACCATCGCACGTTAAAGGATATAACAAGAAAGGATATCGTCTAGGATCCTACAAAGCTAGAATAGACTACAGCGGTTTAAAAAAGCCCCCACCGCCTCCTAAAAAACCGAAAACGTTCAGACTTAAAACAGAGAAACCCCATCTAGGAAACGACAGCTGCCCGTATGCCTGGTTGAAGTACGAGGGAAGTTGTTATTACTTTAGTCGAGACGAACTGAGCTGGTATAAAGCCACGGTAAGTACCAATTATTTCCATTAGTATCTCTTATTTTTCTGTATCCATGTCGTGTATTTGTGAGTTTTTATTGCAGATGACATGCGCGTCGATGGGCGGATATTTAGCAGTTGTAACCAGTGCTCATGAAAATACTTATTTGAGGAATTTTCTTATAGCAAATGAAAGTAAGTAATAGTACAAATAGTTTACAATATTTTACCGATACAAAGCCATATGTTTTAAATTAGCATTTCAGCATCATGATCTATATTTACACACCCATCCATATTTCTACCCTTCACTTCGTACCAGGGTCTGTGTATTATGAAGGAGGTTTAGACAATCACAACTGACATGAAAGTAGATCAGGATCAAAAGTGGGAAATAATTTTGCATCCAGATCACGTGGTCAAGTTTATAAGATCCAACTATAACAAAAATTCTGTATAAAAAGGAAGAAGGCGCAAttatacgagggcgagtcaataagtgaccagcctatcccatttccggTAGACCGATacggtcacgattttcatgccttgtttcaatacgTTTTATACCggggtacaaaattgcacgcgtatcgagacattctttaataagatattgaatgtcaaacatggctagtgatgcaaaggcatgcttttcatcttaagttgagtaccgtgctataattcggtacttgtatttgaaaGGTAAAACAAGCCAGGAAATACACGGCGAGTTAaccgatgtttatgggtcttcttCACCATCTCATACTCAGGTTAAATTTtgggtaggggaattcaaaGGCGGTAGAGAGTCTTTGGTAGATGAAGCCATATCACGACGTTcactggatgccaccgacgaagaaatgtgtgagaaagttcgggatctggtatactctggTAAGGTCATTCAAgtggaagaaatagcgcaggcattaggcatttcacatggtagtgtttcaacaatcttacatgatcgtttaggttggttacttattgactcacCCTCGTATTTCTGCTAGACTGCAGTGTGATCAAGAAACAAAGAACAATACTGTAAAACAACTTTCAGTCGCGACTACTTTATCTCGCGATTTACCAGAACTGGTTCACGAAGACTAATTTTCGCGACTGAGATTATCTTAAACAAATACAAGAGACATCAATGGACTGGTTCTCAGCGAGAAATATTAGCTTCTCGCTATTCTAGCTAAAATGTCTCCCTCTCGAAAAAAGTCGGTTTACAGTATTCTTAAGACTAAACTGAAACTACAAAACCCAAAACCATGAAAACTTAGCAAGCACGTCATTACATAACAATTATCTCTCATTTGTGTAGTTTTTTATTCTTAATCACGATCGTTATTGGGGTTTCAGACTTCACTTTAAACGTAGATGACATTCATTATTGCATATGTATGTCGATACTTGCAATGTAAGAAccacacaaaaatatataacttcATATTTAGTCGATAAGGGAGCATGGATAGGAATAAACGAAATAACAGACACTGAAAAACATCGGTGGAGGTGGGGATTCAGCACCAAAATCTGCAGTAAGTATGACTGGTATGGGGAGGAGCCAGAATACCATACGTCCAACGATTACCACTGTGGAATAATGTGGCAGACTTACAGATACCACTGGCATCTCGAGAGCTGCCACAGGGACCACTACTACATCTGCGAGATGAAACTGGTAAGTAGAATTGGATGACTTACGTCATTACGTCGCAGTCACAATAAGGCTTCCCGAGAAAATccagtggttttttttttttacacaaacaCGTCACTACACTATATAATGTCATGACGAAACATCACGTCATCACATTcaaatgtatataatgttgCGGGGAAATTGTTATGATCATATTTTAGCGGTATTCCCTACCACCATGATTTTAAGGCAGGCAACTGGGCTACATGTCTTAATAATGGATTTACTCAACTGCACGAAGAATAATtacttttttcaatatattagtAATTAGTAGAGGATACATGTGTTTTCTTAATTGTTGTGAAAAGTACGATTTATTGCTGTTGTTTAATACCCagaaatattgcaattttttatatttgagtCCGGAAATTCAGCTATGTCTCACACTGTTATCTACGTAATCTAAACAATTACATAGTATTTTGCACCTGTGCAAATGCGATTATATCGAGTTGCTTGACAGATACGCTCTTGCAACACCAGGAAAGACATAGGTATAGTAGTATTTGATTGACATATTGGTGTAACATTTGGCAGTAGAATAACAACCATCTGAGGGGGTACGGTTCAGTATTCGGGAAACCTTAATGTTGCTGTGTTGTTGATTTAATTCAATCGTGCAAatgagaaatttgaaaatgatatacgagattggtcactgttcgttatcttcactttgcatagCCTCATTTTCTCTTTTCAGGGAAAACCATGTAGATGCCAGTACTAAATTTGCATtgttaaaatatcaaattaaagatTGACTCATTGTTTATTCAGCTTCCTTTCAATTACAACATACAAGGTGACAactttataaataaaacatatattttacttccATATGTCCATTAGTAAAACTGTACACTGGAATTATAAATAACATCTTCATTGTACACgtacatacaaaacaaaattatgcAAATAGCATGTCGTATAAGTAACAGACATAACTTTAAGAGCAATCGAGATATCTGGATATTTGAAAGGATCGAGTATTTTTTCAAGTAAATggtataaattgaaaaaaaaaaatgtatgcagCTCATAAACCTctatacaaataaaatatatattttctctactattataaaattgttaataCAACGTACAGTGAATAAAAATACAACATGCATTTCAACTTTATATTACCAACTACAGTGCATATTAAAGCTTAAATAAAGTGATGCAGCTGTCCAAAAGATAGTACGATTTCTTAAATTTACCAAAACAtgggttgttttgttttgatgtgtcttcTACACAATGGGCATTTTCGCAGCCTCTTGGAACAGTCAGTACATACCACCAAGTGACTACAAGGCAGAAAAAGTATTCCAACTTCTTTTGATAAACAAACCTTACATGTAACACGTTGTCGCAATTCCTCATCACTTTGCTGGTTCAAAATTGGTTTTAAACTAGCTCCCTCAGTTGGATTATCGGACAGCGACACCCTTTCAGTATTTTGAGaatatatttggtttgtttCCACATCCTGACTTTGCATAGTGGGGTCGACATCTCTATCATCTAAAGTGTGATATCCATCTCCAGAAATTGGATTCAGAGAAAGGGTTCCTCGGTTGTCcaaaatttcattaataattGTCTCTTTGGAGCATGatactataattatatatatatatatatattggtagacaattgaaaagtttattttcaGTTGAATTCTAGACATAAATTAATGAAGGTGAATGATTCTttgaaaagagagagagagagagagagagagagagagagagagagagagagagagagagagagagagagagagagagaaatagatagatagatttaGATAAATAAAGGAGAAGATATCAGCCTCTTATATTATTTGTACTCACATCCTCTTCGGTTTAGGCTCTCAATACCTTGCTTTACTGATTCTGAACTAAATCCCATGTCCATAAGTTCAGCACAAATTATGTCAGTTTCTGTGTTCCGGTTATCAGAAGATACAATAACGTCTCCAACTTAAAAACACAAAAGATAATAACGGCTTTTTGTCGATATATAGTGAGAGATGTTGTATATGTTAGGGGccaataaaaggtgaagatgacggaatcatcccgtttgtcataaagtggagttgttagtttgccgttagcatctatgtttaataaaatatctaagtacgaagccaATGTGGAAGAATGTGGTGTCTTTCTttagttcacagggatatatcgaatagacatatgaatgaaaattattcttgttaatagataaaaggTTGTAGATattgttgaattgaaggccacggcaagagattttttttcttctcaagtagaagctcttgaataaattctgcctcataagaatataaaaataggtcagctaacaaaagaaCACAATTCTTTTCCATGgaaattctaacagactgttggaagacctgatcaccaaagccTGCGAAGATGATGTCAATCAGGAACTCCAACATCCTTATAatatcaatttcagagtacttgtgcgtagaatcaatgtggtgtttaacaaagtatctTTTTGATCGACTGATCTCTAGATATGAATAAGAATGTTTCCCATAAAATGACGTATTATTATTTTGATTACCGGTATTGGTTATGCACATTATCCTGTTGTATATCGTTTGTAGAAATGTGCTTATAATCCTAAGATATAACGTTGTAGTTATATATTTGAATTCAAAGATGtacaaatttgtatatttttcttttcgcaACGAACAAAATTCATATTTGTTACAGAATGTTTACTTTTCAATAAAAGAGTGAAGATAACGCATCACGCCAAATCACGTGgagatctgggttagaataagtcctccgtaccacttgcttgtcgtaagaggcgactgaatggggcggtccttcgaccACAAATCCAatgtcccgtgttacagcaggtgtggcacgataaagatcactccctgcgCCATGGCCATaggcgccgagtataggcctaaattttacagccttcaccagcaatggtgtcgtctccatatgagtaaaaagattctcgagagggacgttaaacattaagcaatatatatagataacaaagagtgatcaatctcataaatcctataaagaatataaaaatgaagagtagggcaaataaggacccctggacacaccaaagggcTATAAGATGTTTAGAAGGTGTAAGCATCCCATATGGACCAGTCATATCCGTCGTGAGCCTCATCTTCAACATGTTAACGGAGTAATCGATAGGTCAAAGTCAGTATGAAAAGAATGGTCAAATGATTGCTATGaaccacgtcagacagcattcagaCTAATAAACATGTAACAGATCGCATTTGCAACTTCGATCATTATATAGTCATTCACCATAGAATTCGACTTTCAACGAtaccctgtaacattaacttatttgtcagtagatAGCCacaataaaaaattatcatttcaaattcataaacacaatatacaggggatagtggaatattgatacattgtGAATATCaatgtgggaagttgatgacggagtcatcccgtttgttatagaTATGCCATATATATTTCTGGTAGTTCATGCAGCCGGGGATAAAATGAAACTTACAATGATGTTTGCTGTCCAGACGTTGCGTCATTTTTAGCATTAAATGGCGCGCATAAATGGAATTCTATAACATATACTTGAAATATTAAAGACTTAATCCATATTAAGCCCTTTTCATATCAACTATTTCACCTTCATTAAACAATTGACAGTAATATATAATTTGCCTTTCAATGAGACTTAGTATTGTCAATTTGAATCCTAATATTACAGTTGTAATGTAAAACAACttcaattccacatttggtGATCCAACTTTATACATTCAAAGTTCCCTTTCAAACGacgaaaatcttcaaaatcacGTTTCAGTTTGAAACACACTGAATACCGTACCTATGTTAGATCCCAGAACGATACaaaaatccttacaaacaaagctgtagaggataaaaaaaaaagttctatCAAGCCCCTATTTTTACTCCTCACGAAATTATCAACTGCTTTGAAGAAGAAACTTGATACGTATTGCGTTACAATATATGcgagaaattatgaaaattaaaaggGTATCCTCAAAATTTTcgaagaacttttagtaaacttgaaaatctcaaacaaaaccaaagatcaTCAAAACATGCAACTTTTCACAACCTTACACTACCATTACTCACGAAGTATTAGATACAAAACCTTATACTATCATTTCTCATGATGTGTTAAAGACAAATCCTTACACTACCATTTCTCATGATGTTTTAAAGACAAAACCGTACACTACCATTTCTCATGATGTGTTAAAAACAAAACTGTACACTACCATTTCTCATGACGTGTTAAAAACAAAACCTTACACTACTATTTCTCACGATGTGTTAAAAACAAAACCGTACACTAC
Above is a genomic segment from Ostrea edulis chromosome 3, xbOstEdul1.1, whole genome shotgun sequence containing:
- the LOC125676322 gene encoding uncharacterized protein LOC125676322, with amino-acid sequence MYFTAYAAYGSSWLNNQEYYYHNEPRNRPELEQTLDIGNDREPQRMKDYELKSNKISSNGNDMTRSADLYVTRQPMKDPPQGESMDQVKEIMNKMNTGKLLNGQISGGSSKQRGSGHKIKEYDLGTNSGYRWVLHREPLAERLRKIKKRKTYNNSNQGKHVPFLTNPAISKASLKTLIKHLPTKGASTSIKPYRKSFQKLPTRSLLLSSSLHGFPILISISPTFKAHNMKYASVIGYGLKSLLKHHPFTPLGPYFQKPANETSLHHIVKRSYRYRFHVRRHRYHHRRRSRSVYRRVRRRRYRKVYVHYRRPVYRKRPVYRNRNKRYRSTLSRKRKYSKKYVYKKKYVYRTGQSGTKRVYNTGKYSGGYGQAYWVYLQKYYPKIYLHYLDGSYNKGNYIKYYKTYLTHYLPSHVKGYNKKGYRLGSYKARIDYSGLKKPPPPPKKPKTFRLKTEKPHLGNDSCPYAWLKYEGSCYYFSRDELSWYKATMTCASMGGYLAVVTSAHENTYLRNFLIANEIDKGAWIGINEITDTEKHRWRWGFSTKICSKYDWYGEEPEYHTSNDYHCGIMWQTYRYHWHLESCHRDHYYICEMKLGKPCRCQY